One part of the Streptomyces sp. AM 2-1-1 genome encodes these proteins:
- a CDS encoding crosslink repair DNA glycosylase YcaQ family protein, whose translation MTPVTPVRPPAVELSADQARRIALRAQGFLGVPDRRAGVPGVLRHLGAVQLDTISVLARSHELVPYARLGGIGRKAVEEAYWSGGRAFEYWSHAACVLPVEEWPHFAFRRRAYRDRPQWHHELPAGTYDTVIAQLRAEGPLTATQLGGAKNGGEWWDWSATKVAVERALMYGEVVCTERRGWKRVYDLAERAIPDRFLHDDLTDEECVRRLVALAGRSLGVGTRSDLADYHRLKAEHVDAALAGSGLVPVTVQGWGKPAWADPEALADEPRGRHRTTLLSPFDSLIWERARTERIFGFTHRLEAYTPKAKRVHGYFAMPLLAGGRLVGRVDPAREGTTLVARQASLAGPKAVAPMAEALVEAASWVGCTDVRLERVDAPVLREPLAAAIARAVSAARR comes from the coding sequence ATGACGCCCGTGACGCCCGTGCGACCCCCCGCGGTCGAACTCTCCGCCGATCAGGCCCGCCGGATCGCGCTGCGCGCCCAGGGGTTCCTGGGAGTGCCCGACCGCCGTGCCGGAGTGCCCGGGGTGCTGCGCCACCTCGGGGCCGTCCAGCTCGACACCATCTCGGTACTGGCCCGTTCGCACGAGCTGGTGCCGTACGCCCGGCTCGGCGGGATCGGCCGGAAGGCGGTGGAGGAGGCGTACTGGTCGGGAGGCCGCGCCTTCGAGTACTGGTCGCACGCCGCGTGCGTACTGCCCGTCGAGGAGTGGCCGCACTTCGCGTTCCGCCGCCGCGCCTACCGCGACCGCCCGCAGTGGCACCACGAGTTGCCCGCCGGGACGTACGACACCGTGATCGCGCAGCTGCGGGCCGAAGGGCCGTTGACCGCGACCCAGCTCGGCGGCGCGAAGAACGGCGGCGAGTGGTGGGACTGGTCCGCCACGAAGGTCGCGGTCGAGCGGGCCCTGATGTACGGCGAGGTGGTCTGCACCGAACGCCGGGGGTGGAAGCGCGTCTACGACCTCGCCGAGCGGGCGATCCCCGACCGCTTCCTCCACGACGACCTCACCGACGAGGAGTGCGTGCGCCGGCTCGTCGCGCTGGCGGGTCGCTCGCTGGGCGTCGGCACCCGCTCCGACCTGGCGGACTACCACCGGCTGAAGGCCGAACACGTCGACGCGGCGCTGGCCGGCTCGGGCCTCGTACCGGTGACCGTGCAGGGGTGGGGGAAGCCCGCCTGGGCCGATCCGGAGGCGCTGGCGGACGAACCGCGCGGCCGGCACCGCACGACGCTGCTCTCCCCCTTCGACTCGCTGATCTGGGAGCGCGCCCGCACCGAGCGGATCTTCGGGTTCACCCACCGTCTGGAGGCCTACACCCCCAAGGCCAAGCGGGTGCACGGCTACTTCGCGATGCCGCTGCTGGCGGGCGGGCGTCTGGTGGGCCGGGTCGATCCCGCGCGCGAGGGGACCACGCTCGTCGCCCGTCAGGCCTCCCTGGCGGGCCCCAAGGCGGTGGCGCCGATGGCCGAGGCGCTGGTGGAGGCTGCCTCCTGGGTCGGCTGCACGGACGTACGGCTGGAGCGGGTGGACGCGCCGGTACTGCGGGAACCGCTGGCCGCGGCGATCGCACGGGCCGTCTCCGCCGCCCGCCGGTGA
- a CDS encoding GNAT family N-acetyltransferase, giving the protein MEPTTLTSRRLRLRPFAAGDTDAVHLACQDPEILRWTEIPSPYTRADAELFTATLAPAGWREDSGYHFALVERSGALAGALGLVRGPASGTYEVGFWLAREHRGQGYGTEAVVRAAGWAFSVLGAVRLEWWAEVGNEASLAVALRAGFRRTGGRPARARADAPPRELWSASLFPADLGLPPSGPGRIPGGPGPRVAGARPAKAPGARAPGRPGSAAGPPERR; this is encoded by the coding sequence ATGGAGCCGACCACCCTCACCTCCCGACGCCTGCGCCTGCGTCCCTTCGCCGCCGGCGACACGGACGCGGTGCACCTCGCCTGCCAGGATCCGGAGATCCTGCGCTGGACGGAGATCCCCTCGCCGTACACCCGCGCCGACGCGGAGCTCTTCACCGCCACCCTCGCCCCGGCGGGCTGGCGGGAGGACTCCGGCTACCACTTCGCGCTGGTGGAGCGGTCCGGCGCGCTGGCGGGCGCCCTGGGCCTGGTCCGGGGCCCCGCCTCGGGCACGTACGAGGTCGGCTTCTGGCTGGCCCGCGAGCACCGCGGACAGGGGTACGGGACGGAGGCGGTGGTCCGCGCCGCGGGGTGGGCGTTCTCCGTGCTGGGAGCGGTGCGGCTGGAGTGGTGGGCCGAGGTGGGGAACGAGGCGTCCCTCGCCGTCGCCCTGCGCGCCGGGTTCCGGCGGACGGGCGGCCGGCCGGCCCGGGCACGGGCCGATGCCCCGCCCCGCGAGCTGTGGAGCGCCTCGCTCTTCCCGGCGGACCTCGGGCTCCCGCCCTCCGGGCCCGGCCGGATCCCCGGCGGCCCCGGCCCGCGGGTCGCCGGGGCTCGCCCGGCAAAGGCTCCGGGAGCGCGGGCGCCGGGCCGGCCGGGGAGCGCCGCGGGTCCGCCGGAGCGGCGGTAG
- the raiA gene encoding ribosome-associated translation inhibitor RaiA, with the protein MDIVVKGRKTEVPERFRKHVAEKLKLDKIQKFDGKVISVDVEVSKEPNPRQADRSDRVEITLHSRGPVIRAEAAAGDAYAALDLATGKLEARLRKQHDKRYSRRGNGRLSAAEVADVVPGTAAFDEDGELVGDQSSEEVPTTKIGPLEVQGEGPLVMREKMHVAAPMLLDQALYEMELVGHDFYLFVDAETKEPSVVYRRHAYDYGVIHLRTDPLAADEAGGAGGALGG; encoded by the coding sequence GTGGACATCGTCGTCAAGGGCCGCAAGACCGAGGTGCCCGAGCGGTTCCGCAAGCACGTGGCCGAGAAGCTGAAGCTGGACAAGATCCAGAAGTTCGACGGCAAGGTGATCAGCGTCGACGTCGAGGTGTCCAAGGAGCCGAATCCCCGTCAGGCCGACCGCTCCGACCGGGTGGAGATCACGCTCCACTCGCGCGGTCCGGTCATCCGGGCGGAAGCGGCCGCGGGCGACGCCTACGCGGCGCTGGACCTGGCCACCGGCAAGCTGGAAGCGCGCCTGCGCAAGCAGCACGACAAGCGTTACAGCCGGCGCGGCAACGGCCGTCTGTCGGCTGCCGAGGTCGCCGACGTGGTGCCGGGCACGGCCGCGTTCGACGAGGACGGCGAGCTGGTCGGGGACCAGTCGTCCGAAGAGGTGCCCACCACGAAGATCGGCCCGCTGGAAGTACAGGGCGAGGGCCCGCTGGTGATGCGCGAGAAGATGCACGTGGCGGCGCCCATGCTGCTCGACCAGGCGCTCTACGAGATGGAACTGGTCGGCCACGACTTCTACTTGTTCGTCGACGCGGAGACAAAGGAACCGAGTGTCGTCTACCGGCGGCACGCCTACGACTACGGTGTCATCCACCTGAGGACGGACCCCCTCGCCGCCGACGAGGCCGGTGGCGCCGGTGGTGCTCTCGGCGGCTGA
- the mtrB gene encoding MtrAB system histidine kinase MtrB produces MTRGSTAPGPGASGATEERAAGPGRIRRSWSARSFTDRAPGGPFPRLLLRWLRRPLLPAVRVWRRNLQLRVVAGTLLMSLTVVLLLGFVVIGQVRNGLLDAKGKAAQTQAAGGFAAAQEKANEPLTPAREEGADGTTASTSWRTDLVDQLASGGTNAFNVVALSADSVSRGTASRAPRGSGSVEASSVPDRLRESVDQGPGAFQTYSVIRYSYGKESQPGLVVGKRLYDIDHNPYELYYLFPLTQEEKSLALVKTTLATAGLFVVVLLCAIAWFVVRQVVTPVRMAAGIAERLSAGRLQERMKVTGEDDIARLGEAFNKMAQNLQLKIQQLEELSRMQRRFVSDVSHELRTPLTTVRMAADVIHEARVDFDPITGRAAELLGDQLDRFESLLSDLLEISRFDAGAAALDAEPIDLRSVVRRVIGGAEPLAERKGTRIRVIGDEQPVVAEADPRRVERVLRNLVVNAVEHGEGRDVVVRMGVAQGAVAVAVRDYGVGLKPGEATRVFNRFWRADPARARTTGGTGLGLSIAVEDARLHGGWLQAWGEPGGGSQFRLTLPRTADEPLRGSPIPLEPEDSKRNVAERERAGADTDADGRHRVMAVPHQPSSSERAALPVAARPGASRQAPASVHPAALPGSGARVVARPGSAPTTAAPKIPGQGRDRNPDRAPDEEDTRRGH; encoded by the coding sequence ATGACCCGAGGCAGCACTGCTCCCGGCCCCGGGGCGTCCGGAGCCACCGAGGAGCGGGCTGCCGGACCGGGGCGTATCCGCCGCTCGTGGAGCGCCCGGTCGTTCACCGACCGGGCGCCCGGCGGGCCGTTCCCGCGCCTTCTGCTGCGCTGGCTGCGGCGGCCCCTCCTGCCCGCCGTACGGGTGTGGCGCCGCAACCTGCAGCTGCGGGTCGTCGCGGGCACCCTGCTGATGTCGCTGACCGTCGTCCTCCTGCTCGGCTTCGTCGTCATCGGGCAGGTGCGCAACGGCCTGCTCGACGCCAAGGGCAAGGCCGCCCAGACCCAGGCCGCCGGCGGGTTCGCCGCCGCCCAGGAGAAGGCGAACGAGCCCCTCACGCCGGCCCGCGAAGAGGGCGCCGACGGGACGACGGCCAGCACCTCCTGGCGGACGGACCTCGTCGACCAGCTCGCCAGCGGCGGCACCAACGCCTTCAACGTGGTGGCGCTCAGCGCCGACTCGGTGAGCCGCGGCACCGCCAGCCGGGCCCCCCGCGGGTCGGGGAGCGTGGAGGCGTCGAGCGTCCCCGACCGGCTGCGCGAGTCGGTCGACCAGGGTCCCGGGGCGTTCCAGACGTACTCGGTGATCCGGTACTCCTACGGCAAGGAGTCGCAGCCCGGGCTCGTCGTGGGCAAGCGCCTCTACGACATCGACCACAACCCCTACGAGCTGTACTACCTCTTCCCGCTGACGCAGGAGGAGAAGTCCCTGGCACTGGTCAAGACGACGCTCGCCACCGCCGGGCTCTTCGTCGTGGTGCTCCTCTGCGCCATCGCGTGGTTCGTGGTGCGCCAGGTCGTCACCCCCGTACGGATGGCGGCCGGGATCGCCGAGCGGCTCTCCGCGGGACGGCTCCAGGAGCGGATGAAGGTCACGGGCGAGGACGACATCGCCCGGCTCGGCGAGGCCTTCAACAAGATGGCCCAGAACCTGCAGCTGAAGATCCAGCAGCTGGAGGAGTTGTCCCGGATGCAGCGCCGCTTCGTCTCGGACGTCTCGCACGAACTGCGCACCCCGCTCACCACGGTGCGGATGGCGGCCGACGTCATCCACGAGGCGCGGGTGGACTTCGACCCCATCACCGGACGGGCCGCCGAGCTCCTCGGCGACCAGCTCGACCGGTTCGAGTCGCTCCTCTCCGACCTGCTGGAGATCAGCCGGTTCGACGCGGGGGCGGCCGCGCTGGACGCCGAACCGATCGACCTGCGGTCCGTCGTCCGCCGCGTGATCGGCGGCGCCGAACCCCTGGCCGAGCGGAAGGGCACCCGCATCCGGGTGATCGGCGACGAACAGCCGGTCGTGGCGGAGGCGGACCCCCGCCGGGTCGAGCGCGTGCTGCGCAACCTGGTGGTCAACGCCGTCGAACACGGTGAGGGCCGGGACGTCGTGGTGCGGATGGGCGTGGCCCAGGGCGCTGTCGCCGTCGCGGTGCGCGACTACGGCGTCGGGCTGAAGCCCGGCGAGGCGACCCGCGTCTTCAACCGGTTCTGGCGGGCCGACCCGGCCCGCGCCCGTACGACCGGTGGCACCGGTCTCGGGCTGTCCATCGCCGTGGAGGACGCCCGGCTGCACGGCGGCTGGCTCCAGGCATGGGGGGAGCCCGGTGGCGGCTCGCAGTTCCGTCTCACCCTGCCCCGTACGGCGGACGAGCCGCTGCGGGGGTCCCCGATACCCCTGGAACCCGAGGACTCGAAGCGCAACGTCGCGGAGCGCGAGCGCGCCGGGGCGGACACCGACGCGGACGGACGCCACCGGGTGATGGCCGTACCGCACCAGCCCAGCTCGTCCGAGCGCGCGGCGCTTCCCGTGGCGGCCCGGCCCGGCGCCTCGCGGCAGGCCCCCGCCTCGGTCCACCCCGCGGCGCTGCCCGGCAGCGGCGCGCGGGTGGTGGCCCGGCCGGGGTCCGCGCCCACCACTGCCGCACCGAAGATCCCCGGACAGGGCCGGGACCGGAACCCGGACCGGGCGCCGGACGAGGAGGACACCCGACGTGGGCACTGA
- a CDS encoding response regulator transcription factor: MADTFGPVRDTNVSGEAARTRAGADEDTSPRKEPIRVLVVDDHALFRRGLEIVLQQEEDIQVVGEAGDGAEAVDKAADLLPDIVLMDVRMPKRGGIEACTAIKEVAPSAKIIMLTISDEEADLYEAIKAGATGYLLKEISTDEVSTAIRAVADGQSQISPSMASKLLTEFKSMIQRTDDRRLLPAPRLTERELEVLKLVATGKNNRDIAKQLFISENTVKNHVRNILEKLQLHSRMEAVVYAMREKILEIG, from the coding sequence ATGGCGGACACCTTCGGGCCCGTGCGCGACACGAATGTTTCCGGAGAAGCTGCCCGTACCCGAGCCGGCGCGGACGAGGACACCTCGCCCCGCAAGGAGCCCATCCGGGTCCTGGTCGTCGACGACCACGCGCTTTTCCGCAGAGGACTCGAGATCGTTCTCCAGCAGGAGGAGGACATCCAGGTCGTCGGTGAGGCGGGCGACGGCGCGGAAGCGGTCGACAAGGCGGCGGACCTGCTGCCCGACATCGTGCTGATGGACGTACGGATGCCCAAGCGCGGCGGCATCGAGGCGTGCACCGCCATCAAGGAGGTGGCCCCCAGCGCGAAGATCATCATGTTGACGATCAGCGACGAGGAAGCCGATCTCTACGAAGCGATCAAGGCCGGCGCCACCGGATACCTCCTCAAGGAGATCTCCACCGACGAGGTCTCCACGGCGATCCGGGCCGTCGCGGACGGCCAGTCCCAGATCAGCCCGTCGATGGCGTCGAAACTCCTCACCGAGTTCAAATCGATGATTCAGCGCACCGACGACCGCCGCCTCCTCCCCGCGCCCCGGCTGACCGAACGCGAACTCGAAGTCCTGAAACTCGTGGCCACCGGCAAGAACAACCGTGACATCGCGAAGCAGTTGTTCATCTCCGAGAACACGGTGAAGAACCACGTCCGCAATATCCTCGAGAAACTCCAGCTCCACTCCCGGATGGAAGCCGTGGTCTACGCCATGCGGGAGAAGATCCTGGAGATCGGGTGA
- a CDS encoding ComF family protein, whose translation MGEWWREFAGLVLPVSCGGCGRPRTELCPECGAALRDRPPCRVRPSPEPPGLPVVHAAAPYENAVRALLLAHKERGALTLARPLGGALAAAVRAGAGDSARRGTLLLVPVPSSSRATAARGHDPGRRIALAAAAGLRRSGTSARVFPVLRQRRAVADQAGLRAVQRRANLAGALEVVPGAERLLAEGPVVLVDDLLTTGSTLAEAARAVAAVLPRTALPVSPRAAVVAASPSAFEINRN comes from the coding sequence GTGGGGGAATGGTGGCGGGAGTTCGCCGGACTGGTCCTGCCGGTCTCCTGCGGGGGCTGCGGCAGGCCGCGCACGGAGCTGTGCCCGGAGTGCGGGGCCGCGCTGCGGGACCGGCCGCCGTGCAGGGTGCGGCCTTCACCCGAACCCCCGGGGCTGCCGGTGGTGCACGCCGCCGCCCCCTACGAGAACGCCGTGCGCGCGCTCCTGCTGGCCCACAAGGAGCGCGGCGCCCTGACGCTCGCCCGGCCGCTCGGTGGCGCCCTCGCGGCCGCCGTACGGGCCGGGGCCGGGGACTCCGCGCGCCGCGGCACCCTGCTGCTGGTGCCCGTACCCTCCTCCTCCCGTGCGACCGCGGCACGCGGGCACGATCCGGGGCGGCGGATCGCGCTGGCCGCGGCGGCGGGGCTTCGGCGGTCCGGCACCTCCGCGCGGGTCTTCCCCGTTCTGCGGCAGCGCCGCGCGGTCGCCGACCAGGCGGGGCTCCGGGCCGTCCAGCGACGGGCCAACCTGGCGGGGGCGCTGGAGGTGGTCCCCGGCGCGGAGCGACTCCTCGCGGAGGGTCCGGTGGTGCTGGTGGACGACCTGCTGACGACCGGGTCCACGCTGGCCGAGGCGGCCCGGGCGGTCGCGGCGGTGCTGCCCCGGACAGCCCTCCCCGTCTCTCCCCGGGCGGCGGTCGTCGCGGCTTCACCGTCCGCTTTCGAAATAAACCGGAACTGA
- a CDS encoding LpqB family beta-propeller domain-containing protein, translating into MGTDRRTPGRPGKRRRAAVWTPALPALGMLLLAGCGSMPVVGDVKPVDASQAGDAQVQVYAVPPRDGAEPGEVVDGFLESMTSDDPSFRTTRTYLTKDAARTWRPDAATTVLAEAPNRNAPALRGPEPDATDTTYTLSGQKVAEVDAQSSYRPIAPADYVQTLHLVREKGADGKREWRISVVPDGLVLGQSDFKRLYRSVNTYYFAAGSSQGSAALVADPVYVRNRTDPVTRMDATTQTIRTLLDGPTDWLRPVVDSRFPAGTTLRKGVTSLAPDDQNVLTVPLNKSAAGAAGGVCRMMAAQVLFTLRDLTSARVEQVKLESGQKVLCSLGAEEATEFAADRGDRAPAGQYFVDDDGKVERIPGSTKGSGDPVPVTGPLGEGTRRMGAVGVSRDEEKAAGVTEDRARLYVASIVEEGELPAEAPVVSTAAAPGDRLSAPSWDGRGDLWVADRDPDDPRLLRLAGGEGTPREVAVPGLGGERIEALRMSADGVRIALLVGEEGHRTLKIGRVERTGSDTAPVVSVQDLRQAAPQLTDVTAVSWSGRGRLVVVGKEEGGVQQVRYVQADGSTSSSEVLPGVNQVESIAAADDELLPLMADTVSDGIVKLSPGANWQTVLKTGTSLVYPG; encoded by the coding sequence GTGGGCACTGACCGCCGCACGCCCGGCCGGCCGGGCAAGCGCCGCCGCGCGGCCGTGTGGACCCCCGCGCTGCCGGCCCTCGGCATGCTGCTGCTGGCCGGGTGCGGGTCCATGCCCGTCGTCGGTGACGTCAAGCCCGTCGACGCCTCCCAGGCCGGCGACGCTCAGGTGCAGGTCTACGCGGTGCCGCCCCGCGACGGCGCGGAGCCGGGCGAGGTCGTCGACGGCTTCCTGGAGTCGATGACCAGCGACGACCCCTCCTTCCGCACCACCCGTACCTATCTGACCAAGGACGCGGCCCGCACCTGGCGTCCCGACGCGGCCACCACCGTGCTCGCCGAGGCCCCGAACCGGAACGCCCCCGCGCTGCGGGGCCCGGAGCCCGACGCGACGGACACCACGTACACCCTGAGCGGCCAGAAGGTGGCGGAGGTGGACGCGCAGAGCTCGTACCGCCCGATCGCACCCGCCGACTACGTGCAGACCCTGCACCTGGTGCGGGAGAAGGGCGCGGACGGCAAGCGGGAGTGGCGCATCAGCGTGGTGCCGGACGGCCTCGTGCTCGGCCAGTCCGACTTCAAGCGGCTCTACCGTTCCGTCAACACGTACTACTTCGCGGCCGGTTCGTCCCAGGGCTCGGCGGCGCTGGTCGCCGACCCCGTCTACGTGCGGAACCGGACCGACCCGGTGACGCGGATGGACGCCACCACACAGACCATCCGGACCCTCCTCGACGGGCCGACCGACTGGCTGCGCCCGGTGGTCGACTCCCGTTTCCCCGCGGGTACGACCCTGCGGAAGGGCGTCACCTCGCTGGCACCCGACGACCAGAACGTCCTCACGGTGCCGCTCAACAAGAGCGCCGCGGGAGCGGCCGGCGGCGTCTGCCGCATGATGGCCGCCCAGGTGCTCTTCACCCTGCGGGACCTGACGTCCGCCCGGGTCGAGCAGGTGAAGCTGGAGAGCGGCCAGAAGGTGCTCTGCTCCCTCGGCGCGGAGGAGGCGACGGAGTTCGCCGCCGACCGGGGCGACCGCGCCCCCGCCGGCCAGTACTTCGTCGACGACGACGGGAAGGTGGAGCGGATCCCCGGCTCCACCAAGGGCAGCGGCGACCCGGTACCGGTGACCGGCCCGCTCGGCGAGGGAACCCGGCGCATGGGCGCGGTCGGCGTCTCCCGCGACGAGGAGAAGGCGGCCGGAGTCACGGAGGACCGGGCGCGGCTGTACGTGGCGTCGATCGTCGAAGAGGGTGAACTGCCCGCCGAGGCGCCGGTCGTCAGCACCGCGGCTGCTCCCGGCGACCGTCTGTCGGCACCGAGCTGGGACGGTCGCGGCGACCTCTGGGTCGCCGACCGCGACCCGGACGACCCCCGTCTGCTCAGGCTGGCCGGCGGCGAGGGCACCCCGCGGGAGGTCGCCGTTCCGGGGCTCGGCGGAGAGCGGATCGAAGCGCTCCGGATGTCGGCGGACGGCGTGCGGATCGCGCTGCTCGTGGGCGAGGAGGGGCACCGCACGCTGAAGATCGGCCGGGTCGAGCGGACCGGCTCGGACACCGCGCCGGTGGTCTCCGTCCAGGACCTGCGCCAGGCCGCCCCGCAGCTCACCGACGTCACCGCGGTCTCCTGGTCCGGACGCGGCCGGCTGGTCGTGGTCGGCAAGGAGGAGGGCGGGGTCCAGCAGGTGCGTTACGTGCAGGCGGACGGCTCCACCTCCTCCTCCGAAGTGCTGCCGGGCGTCAACCAGGTCGAGTCGATCGCGGCGGCCGACGACGAACTCCTGCCGCTGATGGCGGACACCGTGAGCGACGGCATCGTGAAGCTGTCGCCCGGCGCCAACTGGCAGACGGTGCTCAAGACGGGCACTTCCCTGGTCTACCCGGGCTGA
- the mtrA gene encoding two-component system response regulator MtrA, giving the protein MMSIMKGRVLVVDDDTALAEMLGIVLRGEGFEPSFVADGDKALAAFREAKPDLVLLDLMLPGRDGIEVCRLIRAESGVPIVMLTAKSDTVDVVVGLESGADDYIVKPFKPKELVARIRARLRRSEEPAPEQLTIGDLVIDVAGHSVKRDGQSIALTPLEFDLLVALARKPWQVFTREVLLEQVWGYRHAADTRLVNVHVQRLRSKVEKDPERPEIVVTVRGVGYKAGPS; this is encoded by the coding sequence ATGATGTCGATTATGAAGGGACGCGTCCTTGTCGTCGACGACGACACCGCACTGGCCGAGATGCTCGGCATCGTGTTGCGTGGAGAAGGTTTTGAACCGTCGTTCGTAGCGGACGGCGACAAGGCACTTGCTGCCTTTCGGGAGGCCAAGCCGGACCTGGTCCTGCTCGACCTCATGCTGCCCGGACGGGACGGCATCGAGGTCTGCAGGCTCATCAGGGCCGAGTCCGGCGTGCCGATCGTGATGCTCACGGCGAAGAGCGACACCGTCGACGTGGTGGTGGGCCTGGAGTCGGGGGCCGACGACTACATCGTCAAGCCGTTCAAGCCCAAGGAACTGGTGGCCCGGATCCGGGCCCGTCTGCGGCGGTCCGAGGAGCCGGCGCCCGAGCAGCTGACCATCGGTGACCTGGTCATCGACGTGGCCGGGCACTCGGTCAAGCGGGACGGGCAGTCCATCGCCCTGACCCCGCTGGAGTTCGACCTGCTGGTCGCGCTCGCCCGCAAGCCCTGGCAGGTGTTCACCCGTGAGGTCCTGCTGGAGCAGGTCTGGGGCTACCGGCACGCGGCGGACACCCGTCTGGTGAACGTGCACGTCCAGCGGCTCCGCTCCAAGGTCGAGAAGGACCCGGAGCGGCCCGAGATCGTCGTCACCGTGCGTGGCGTCGGCTACAAGGCCGGACCCAGCTGA